The Coffea arabica cultivar ET-39 chromosome 1e, Coffea Arabica ET-39 HiFi, whole genome shotgun sequence genome has a window encoding:
- the LOC140021490 gene encoding hydroxycinnamoyl-CoA:piscidic acid hydroxycinnamoyltransferase-like: MFLSECDQRVAVTHATVVHFYKPESPELLNDATEVLKDSLSEALVAFYPLAGRLYPKDGGRVELHCNSMGALLVEAQSELKIQDLGDFCPAPQIRALIPPIDNNNTPLHEVPLLLVQITKFACGGVSIGLAVSRVIADGQSGFHFVSEWAKIARGEKSDDQPFLDRTIFQKYEDDHPSSTAPKLQYSDFFPLPVLIGRSSSLEGRKKATICAMLKLSKDQIEQIRNKANDQDLMIHKTSNQRPFSRFVAVSAHIWRCLSKARMHNPAQETVLYVTVDFRKRLKLPLPGRYFGNAVLPVPARAIAGDLQSRPLSYASSKIKEAIENVTDEYVRSYLVCMKNIPEVSTSPYFHTVGRPQGLFFGNPNLIVTTWVGLGLYKADFGWGDEIFMAHASLGDDGKLFIIPSPNGDGSLLIPLGLQVEHINAFKKYFYEDI, translated from the coding sequence ATGTTTTTATCTGAGTGTGATCAACGTGTAGCCGTGACTCATGCAACTGTCGTCCATTTTTACAAGCCAGAAAGTCCAGAATTGCTGAATGATGCCACTGAGGTTTTGAAAGACTCACTAAGCGAAGCCTTGGTGGCGTTTTATCCGCTTGCTGGACGTTTATACCCGAAAGATGGGGGCCGAGTTGAGCTGCATTGCAATTCCATGGGAGCTTTACTTGTTGAAGCTCAATCTGAACTCAAAATCCAGGATTTGGGAGACTTCTGTCCAGCGCCACAAATCCGTGCCCTGATCCCACCTATAGATAACAATAATACTCCCCTTCATGAGGTACCGCTCCTTTTAGTGCAAATTACAAAGTTTGCCTGTGGTGGTGTTTCTATAGGCTTGGCCGTGTCACGCGTCATTGCTGACGGCCAAAGCGGGTTTCATTTTGTTTCCGAATGGGCAAAGATTGCACGTGGTGAAAAATCTGATGATCAACCATTTCTAGATCGAACAATTTTTCAGAAATATGAAGACGATCATCCATCATCAACGGCTCCAAAATTACAATACTCGGACTTTTTCCCCCTACCCGTCCTGATAGGCCGGTCTAGCAGCTTGGAAGGGCGTAAAAAGGCTACCATCTGTGCCATGCTTAAGTTAAGTAAAGACCAAATTGAGCAGATCAGGAACAAGGCCAACGACCAAGATTTGATGATTCACAAAACTAGCAATCAAAGGCCCTTTAGCCGGTTTGTAGCAGTATCTGCACATATATGGAGGTGCTTATCCAAGGCCCGTATGCACAACCCCGCCCAAGAAACGGTTCTATATGTGACTGTGGATTTTCGCAAGCGGCTTAAACTACCCTTGCCCGGAAGGTACTTTGGAAATGCTGTCTTACCTGTACCAGCAAGAGCCATTGCAGGTGACCTCCAATCGAGGCCACTAAGCTATGCTTCAAGCAAAATTAAGGAAGCAATAGAGAATGTTACAGATGAGTATGTAAGGTCATATCTTGTTTGTATGAAGAACATTCCGGAGGTATCCACCAGTCCATATTTTCACACCGTTGGTCGTCCGCAGGGGTTGTTCTTCGGAAATCCCAATTTGATCGTTACGACTTGGGTTGGTCTGGGCTTGTACAAAGCCGATTTTGGGTGGGGAGATGAAATATTCATGGCCCATGCGTCACTAGGTGATGATGGAAAACTCTTCATTATTCCTAGTCCTAATGGAGATGGGTCGTTATTGATACCATTGGGCCTACAAGTAGAACATATTAATGCTTTTAAGAAGTATTTCTATGAAGATATATGA